The Lewinella sp. 4G2 nucleotide sequence TCGGCTACACCCGCTTACTGCCGATGGTGCTGATCGGGAAGATTCTGGCGGTGCAGATTCTGTATAATATCCTGGCTTGAGGAAAGCGCCGCCAAACATTGAGGCTAGTGCTGCGCAAGGAGTCACCGTCGCCCTAGTAGCCAACGCAACCTGGAATTTCCACAACTTCCGCCGCGGCCTCATCAACGCCCTAGCGGAACGTGGTCACCAAGTGTTGCTGTTGGCTCCCGCCGACGATCACGCCGCGGATTTGACGGATTTAAACGCCACCTTCATTCCCCTCCACCACCTCTCCCGTTCCGGCCGCAACCCGGGAAAGGATCTACAATTGGTATTGGAACTACGCCATCACTACCGTAAGTACGGTGTGAGTCTTGCCTTCCTATTCACCATCAAGCCCGTGATCTACGGGACGCTGGCGGCGGTGGGTACGGCTACCCGTACGATCGCTACCCTTACTGGCCTCGGCTACGCGTACACGGGGAAGGGTAGGGGTGGTGCCCTCGTCAGCACCCTATACCGTTTGGCCCTGAAACGGGGAGACTTCACCTACTTCCATAATCCGGATGACCGGCAGTTGTTCCTGGAAAAGGGATTGGTGTCCGAGCAACGGTCAGATGTTATCCCCGGCTCCGGCCTCGACGTCACGGCTTACGAACCGACTCCCTTTCCCGGAGGAGAAGACCACCAAATACTTTTCGTCGGTCGCCTCCTTGAGGACAAGGGCATTCGCGAATTCGTGACTGCCGCAGCGAGCTCAGCCCCCAGTCATCCCAACTGGACTTTCCACGTAGTGGGAGACTTGGATCAGGAAAACCCCGCCGCCATCTCCGCCGAAGAAGTGAGCGGTTGGAAAGAACGCCCCGAACTCACCTTCCACGGGCAGGTAGCCGATGTGAAACCATACCTCAGTGCCGCTAGCCTAGTCGTCCTGCCCTCCTACCGTGAGGGTTGCCCCCGCGTCCTCCTGGAAGCCGGCGCCATGGAGCGCCCGGTTATTGGCGCAGACGTCCCCGGCGTACGTTCCGTAATCGATCACGAAAAAACAGGTTGGCTGGTACCGGTAGGCAATGCGTCGGCCTTATCTGATGCCATGAAAACCGCGTTAAAACAGCCACAAAAACTAGCCGAAATGGGCCAGGCCGGCCGAAGGCGGGTTGCCGAAGGGTTTAGTGAAAATATTGTAGTCAGTGAATACCTGAAACAGATGGATGAATTGACTATTTAATTTTTAAGTCTATAGTCTGCAGTCTGTAGTAGCGGCACTGCAGACTATAGACTAAAGACTGCAGACTAAAAAAGCCCCGGCAGCGAATTCACGCAGCCAGGGCTTTTTTATTAAAAGAGGGGGAAGAGTAATCCCAGCAACATTACCGCAGGGCAATCTGCTTCTCGTCCACCATTTTGCGCATGTTGATGAGCGCGTAACGCATCCGGCCCAGGGCCGTATTGATGCTGACGCGGGTCAACTTCGCGATTTCTTTGAAGGACATATCCGCGTAGTGGCGCAGGATGACGACTTCGCGCTGCTCGGGCGGGAGGGCATCGACGAGGCCGCGCACCTTGTCGTGGGTTTGGCTGCGGATCATGTCGGCCTCCGCGTTGCGCTCGGAGCTCTGGAGCACGTCGAAGATGTCGAAGGTTTCCGTTTGGCCAACGATGGGGCGGCGCTTGTTGCGGCGGAAGGAATCCACGCACATGTTGTAGCTGATCCGCATGGCCCACTGCAGGAACTTGCCTTCGTGGTTGTACTTACCCTTGCGCAGGGTATCGATGATCTTGATGAATACCTCCTGGAAGATGTCCTCAGCCTGGCTGTGGTCCTTGGTAAACAGGTAGATGGAGGTGTAGATTTTCTGTTGGTGGCGACCGAGGAGTTCCTCAAAAGCGCGGTCCGTTCCAGAAAGGTAAAGCGTGATCAGTTCCTGATCATTCAGCGACTTGATGTCCATGACTAACGTTTGAATGCATTGGGGGGATTATTCCCGGGGGGCCGCCGGCCTAAAAGTGATCGGCGTAGTTAGTGTAGACGTTGCTGTATATAAATCGCTTTAGTAGTGAGTTGTCGGCGCAAAACGCTGCGCTTCGTGATGGACCAAAGATAGGGAAAGGATTTTCACTTATACAAGCCCTATCCCTGGGTAAACCTTGCTTTAACGCGCACTTAACGCCGGTTTTAACCCTTTTTTAGTGGCTCATTCTACCCGTCGATCCCCGAATTCATTGGCATTTTGCTGCCTCCTCCTAATTTTCTTCGCCCGCCCACTTTATTGCGTGAATTAGCCGTACACCTTGCACAATAAGCAGTGAGGGCGCTGCCGCAGGTGCAATGCAATGGGATAAAACGGGACCGGTCACGTAGCTTTAGGACCATCATCTTTGAATAGGAAAGCACTATACCAATATTCATGTCCAAGCAGAACCAACCCAACTTCGCCACTAAATGCATCCACGGTGGCCTCAGCCCGGACCCAGCCACCGGCGCGGTGATGACCCCAATCTACCAAACCTCTACCTACGCGCAGTCGGCACCCGGCGTGAACCAGGGGTACGCGTATGCCCGGACCAAGAACCCCACCCGCAGTGCCCTCGAAAGTAACCTGGCTTCCCTAGAGAATGGTAAGCACGCCATCTGCTTCAGCAGCGGTCTCGCCGCCATGGATAACATCCTGAGGCTACTATCCCCCGGCGACGAAGTACTGGCCAGCGACGATCTCTATGGCGGCTCCTACCGTCTCCTGACTTCCGTTTTCGCAGGCTTCGGAATCAAATCCCGTTTTATCGACATGCGGGACGCAACTACCGTGGCCGCTGAGGTAAGTGATGCCACCAAAATGCTCTGGATCGAGACTCCCACCAACCCCATGCTCAACCTGGTGGACATTGCCGCGCTCACGGAAATCGCCAAAGAGAAAGGTCTCCTGTCCGTGATCGACAACACCTTCGCCAGCCCCTACCTCCAACAACCCTTGGATATGGGGGCTGACCTCGTACTCCACTCCGCCACAAAGTACCTGGGCGGCCACTCCGACGTGGTGATGGGCGCCGTCGTCACGCACAACGAAGAATTTGCCCAACGGCTTTACTATCTACAAAACGCAGTCGGCGCCATTCCCGGCCCACAGGATTGCTTCCTCGTTCTCCGCGGTATCAAAACACTACACCTCCGTGTCGAACGCGCCTGCCAGAACGCCCAGCGGATCGTGGAAGTCCTGCAGCGTGACGACCGCGTTGCCCATGTCTATTACCCCGGCCTTCCGGATCACCCCGGCCACGCCCTCGCCCGACGGCAAATGCGCGATTTCGGCGCCATGGTCTCCTTCGATCTGAAAGTGGATACTATGGAGGCTGCCTCCGCCCTCATGCAGAAAACCCACTACTTCACCCTGGCCGAATCTTTGGGCGGCGTCGAATCACTGATTGGCCACCCCGCCACCATGACCCACGCCAGCATCCCCCGCGAACAACGCCTTCAGGTGGGACTGACCGATTCCCTCATCCGACTCAGCGTGGGCATCGAAGACGCGGATGATTTAGTAGACGACCTCACCAACGCCCTTCGCTAAAGAGCGATTAATTTTCCTCCGTCCCCACTTTCTGGCTCAACGTAGCCCCACCACCTGGTGTAAGCGGCGCCGCCACCCGGTTCTGCGGTAAACAGTGCCGGTAATTCTCCTGGATCCAGTTGATACAGTGCTCCCGGGTAGCGCAACGTAGCGTAAACGTATCCCCCGCATTCCTGGCGCTGACGAGGATACGGATAGTCATCGCGCGGTCGCTGTTATCCGTCACCATGACGGAGTTGACGCGCTCATCCCACAATTCTTGGGTAGGAAGGAAACGGGTAACCTCTTCGCGCAGGTCCGGGACGGGGAAGGTGTAGTCCACGTAGAGTAGCACCGTACCGGTGAGTTCCGTGTTCGTCCGCGTCCAGTTTTGAAAAGTGTCGTCGATGAATTTTTGGAGGGGGACGATCTGCCGCCGCTGGTCCCACAAACGCATCGTGACGTACGTCAACGTAATTTCTTCCACCCAGCCGTACTCCCCGTTCACAATGAGAGCATCGTCAATTCGGATGGGTTGCGTAAAGGCAATCTGAAAACCTGCCAGCAGATTAGCGATGGATTTCTGGGCGGCCAAACCAATGATAATGCCGCCAACCCCGGCAGTCGTCAGCAGGGTAGTACCCAGCTTCTGCATCGCGGAGAATTGCATCAGGATCAGCGCCGCGAAGACGATGAACACGACGATCCCGACTACCCGCTGGATGTACTGCAACTGGGTAAGGATCTTCCTTTCCCGCAAGTTGTTCCCATCCTCAGCCGCGTAGTGGTGACGAATCGTATCGGCCCCCACGTTCACGACCCGGATGATGAAGAGGGCAATGAAAACGTAGAGAAAGGTCCTTACCAGAATCTGGAGCCCGCGCACGAATAGCGGGAAGGTAGCCGCTTCGGGCGATCCAGCCTCCGGCGTCAACGTACTCCAAAAGATCAGCGTGAGCCCGGCCGAAAGAATCCAGAAGACACTGGACCGCGTCCGGTCAGAAAATTTGTCCAGCGATACGCTATTGATCCGCTTTGCGGTCGCCTTCAGGATCGGATACGTGACCATAACCACCACGGTACTGATCAACAAAGCCGTTCCCAGCAGGATAGCCATGCGTACGGATAAGGGTAGTTCTGCGATGTAATTCAGCAATTGCTCCAAGAGAAGTTCGTTTATTAAAATTTACTCCGAAAGTTAAGTAGCAGCGCAGCTAAAGCACCACGACGAAGTAGCAGCGTAGCTAAAGCACCACCACGAAGTAGCAGCGCAGCTAAAGCACTAAAATACCAAAGCACCAACCCTAATCCTCCTCCTTCTCCACCCGAATCAACTCAACCTTAGTATTAGAAACCTCCACCATGATCAGACGGTAGCCTTTAATCTCAATGAGTTCATTGCGCTCCGGTACCCGTTCGGCTACGCCGGTGACGAGACCCGAAAGCGTGTGGTAATCTGCCTCAGGCAGCTGCAGGTCGTATTTTTCATTGAGGTAACTGACCTCCAGGCGGCCACTGAAAAGGTAGCGATCGTCCTCTAGTTCTTCCTCCACGTAAGTATCGTCGTCGTGCTCATCGTCGATCTCGCCGAAAATCTCTTCCAGCATGTCCTCCATGGTGATTACGCCGGCTACGCTGCCAAACTCATCCACCACGCAAGCGATACTGAGTTGCTCTTTGATTGTATCGTGTAATACGTCAGTTACCCGGGCTACTTCGGGGAGGAATTTGATGTCCAGTACGATATCCGCCAAGGTTTCGGGCATCCGGAGTAGCTGGTGGTGGTGGACGTACCCGAGAATTTCATCAACGTCATCCTTGTAGACCAAAAGCCGGCTCAGACGGGAGTCGCGAAATTTCTCCTCTAACTCATCAATGGTGGCGTTGACGTCAATCACGACGATCTCATTTCGCGGGATCATGCAGTCGCGCAGGCGGACGTTGTTGAGGTTCAGGGCATTCCCGAATAGCTTGGTATCAATACCACCGGGTTCTTCGTCGCCCGAGCCACTTTCGTTGACGAATTTCTCCAGGTCGAGACGGGTCAGTACGTTATCCAGGTCTTCACCGGGTTCTTTAAAGACGAGTTGCAGCAACAGGTTGCTCACGCCCGTCATGATCTTGCTCGGTAGGTAGAGTAACCACGCGAGGCCACGGATAGGGTAGGCCAGGGTGTACAGGGCGTCATCGGCGTAAAGGCGGAAGAGTGTTTTGGGTAAGTACTCCCCGAAGATCAGCACGATTAATGTGATAATGAGGGTATTTACGAGTAATAACGTAAGCTCTCCCGTTATCCCGGTATAGCTTGCGAGCAGCGTGGTGATGGGAACGGTAATCAGACTGGTGAAGGCCACCAGCGCGATGTTATTCCCCACCAGCATGGCGCTCAAGAAATCGGCTGGCCGCTCGTACCAACTCGCCAGGATGCGGCTTTGGCCGGTACCGCGCTTCTTCTTGAGCTCTACCTTCAGCTTGTTGGCGCTCACGTAGGCAATCTCCGAACCACTGAACAGGGCGGAGAGAAACAAAAAGGCGATGATGGCGAAGGTGAGCATAGCTTATGGGTCCTTCGGTCGGTTGAGGGGAATGCGGCCGGATACCTCCAGCACTTTAGCGTTCTCGAAGGCCTGGTCCGCTTCCAACCCGTAGCCCGTGATCAGGTAATCGGGTTGCTGCAGCACGACGAATTTGTTTGTGTGGATGCGGCCACTCTTCTCGTCCCAGTTCAACTCCTCGGTCTCCAGACGCTGTTGATCTACGGATTGCCACACGACGCTGTCCCGCACGGTGATCTTGCTGGTTCGCTGGTGGTACACGCCCCATTTTGCGATGAGGGTGGAGCTGGTGTCCTGCAATTCATCGAAGAAGGTGAGGTGTAGGCCATCGGGAAATTCCTGCCGGGCTTTGGCCTGGTCGACGTAATTCAGCATGGTCGGGGCTGTCACGATCACCCGCACTTTGGCCGAGTCGCTGTAGATCATTCGCACCCCGGAGGCCACCTCAACGTTGGGCTCATAGCGTTGCTGCAATTCCGCCACTTCCGCCGGATCATTGATACAGGCGGAGACCAGAAAGAGCAGGAGAAACAGTAGGGGAATTCGAAATAAAGGGCCAGGCTCGGGCATGGGGTAGGGGGCTTACGCGCGCATCAGCGACCGTGCTCCGTCCAGCAGCGCTCCGTAGAGTTGGGGCTCCGCCGGGACGTTCTCCTGGTTCGCTTTGTAGATGTAAACAACCAGGATGGTAAAGAGCATCAGGCCAACGAATGCGCCCAGGATTACGTAGCCTTTGATACCGGCTTGCTTGATTTCTGACATAATTATTCTAGATCTTAACGCAAAGATAACTCCGGCCCGCCGATCTGGGATGGCCCGCCAGTTTAATCCTTGGGTCTTTTCCCCGCAGCCTGAGCCACCGAGCATTTGGGTGAATTTCTATACCTCATGAACGGACCGCCAGCCCGCCAGGTTTGCCCGGCGGGAGTGCTATTTAATCGCCAGTTTACCGTTCAAATAACAATCTTCAATCTCTGCGTTTTGGGCGGCGTAAAACTTCAGCGCTTCGGTATTCGTATCGGCGATCTGCCACTTCAGAAGGCGGCATTCGTGGCGCTTACCCACTTCCAATAGTGCATCCCAGAGTTGCTGTCCGATGCCCCGGCGGCGGTAGGCCGGGTCCAGTACGAAGTCCTCCAGGTAGATCATGCGGCCCTTCCAGGTGCTGTAAGTGAGGTAGTACAGGGCCATGCCTACTACTTTTTCCTCCTCCGTAGCTACGAGGGCCTTGAAGTAGCCCGCCGCAAAATCCCTTTCGTAATCGGCGATCGTAGCCGTGAAATCTGGCAGGTGGCCAACGTATTCCGCCAGTTCCGCCACCAGCGCGTGGATGGCGGGCAAATCTTTCAATTCAGCGTCTCTGGTTGTGATGGGCATGGTACAAATTTTTAGCAAAGCTAATAAGCGCACCACCGTAAATTTGGGCGCTGCCGCAGGTGCCTTGCGAATGGGGAATAAACAAGGGTACGCTGCCGGCAAAAGACTATATCTCAATGGCTGAATTCCAACTCCACGAAGACCGGATCCGCAAAAACCTGGAACTGATCGCCGACGTAGCCGCCGCGGCCGACGTCCGGATCATCCTCGCCCTCAAGGCCTTCGCCTACTGGCCCGCCTTCCCCATTTTCGCGGAATACCTGACTGGCGCAACGGCCTCCAGCCTCAACGAAGCGACGCTCATCCAACGGCACTTCGGGAAGGCCCCCCACGTTTACGCCCCGGTTTACGTACCGGAGGAATTCGACCAGGTCCTTTCGCTGGCGGGCCACCTCACTTTTAACAGCCTGACCGAACTGGAACGCTACCGTCCTCAGTGGGAGGATTCCTCCGTAAGCGTAGGCCTTCGCGTCAACCCGGAATACAGCCCCGTCGCTACGGACCTTTACAACCCAGCTTCCCCCCGGGGCCGGCTCGGTGAAACCCTGCCCAATCTTCCGACTAAGCCTCCTCCAGGGCTCAAGGGTCTCCACGTCCACACTCTCTGTGAATCTACGGCAGCGCAAACGGCTACACTGATTGAAAGGATCAAAGCCCAGTTTGGCCACTATCTCGGCCAGTTGGAATGGCTCAACCTCGGCGGCGGCCACCTAATGACGAAAGCCGGCTACGATGTGGATGAGTTGGTTCGGACACTTCGACAACTCCGCGAACGCTACCCGAACCTGGAGGTGATCCTGGAACCGGGCTCCGCCATGCTCTGGAATACGGGAACGCTGAACGCCCGCGTGCTGGACATCGTGAACAACTACGGCACCCAAACCCTGATGCTCGACGTGAGCTTCACCTGCCACATGCCCGATACGCTGGAAATGCCCTACCGCCCGGAGATCCGCGGCGCCAGCACGACGGAAGACCCCACTTACCCCTACGCTTACCGACTTGGTGGGATGTCCTGCCTCGCCGGTGATTACCTCGCTGAATACTACTTCCGCCAGCCTGTCCGCCCCGGCGATACCCTGATCTTTGAGGACATGGCCCATTACACCACTGTGAAAACGACGATGTTCAACGGCGTCCCTCACCCAGACATCGTATTACTCGACGCCGATGGGGAGGAACTCCACCGGCGCTCCTTCAGCTACCAGGACTACGAAGCGCGGATGGGCTAGGACTTGCGTATATTTCACTAATAGCCACGATACGCCTGTGACGTCTCCCCTCTCCTTTGGAGAGGGGCCGTGGGAGAGGGCTATGCGAATTCACGAACATTAGTAGAAGCCCTCTTTAGTGATCTTGTCTTGGACAATGACCTATTCCGCGGAAGAAGGGTCGGGGACCTCCGCCTTCCCCGTAGCCGTCTGAATAAAGTATACGCCCGCCAACATCACCACCCCCGCCAGGATGGTTTGCTTGGTGACGACCTCCCCGTTCAGCAAAGCACCCAACACGACGGCAACGACTGGATTGACGTAGGTATTCGTCGCCGCCTTATCCGGACTGACACGCGACAACAAAAAATTGAAAGCGGAAAAAGCCAGAATCGCGCCAAAGAGCACCAGGAACACCCAGGCCAGGGCGGACTTCAGGCTTACCTGCTCCACCGCAAAGCCGTCCCAGTCATTCGCCGCAAAACTGAAGGCGAGTAGCACGGCCCCACCCACCAGCATCTGCATGGAGGTGGCCCGAAATTTATTTTTTCCCATGTCCAGCTTCGGCGTCAGCGTCATGCCGAAGGCCCAGCAGCCCATCCCGAAAAGGATACCGAGAATTCCCTTGTAGGCGCCGTCCCCCGTCAGCGTAGCCGGTTGGTTGATGAGCAGAAACATCCCGCCGATGCTGACGGCCGCACCGATAAACGCTTTCGGGCCGGGCCGCTCGGTAAAGACCAACCACATGATGAGCATCACCAGCAGGGGCTCGAAAGCGATGATGAGCGCCGTCGTACTGGTAGGCACCCATTGCTGGGCCCAGACGACCGTACCGGTACCCATCGTCAGGAAAAGTATCCCAATCAAACCGCAGTTAAGGAACTGGCGCAGGGTCGGCGTGCCGCGGTCCCCAAAGAAAAGTGATAGGATCCACAACAGTACCCCGGCCGTGAGAAAACGGGCACCGCCCATCCCGAAAACGGGCAAAGTTTCAATGGCCCAGTAATTGGCCAGGTAGGTCGATCCCCACACAAAATAGGTGGTGAAAAAGGCGGCAACGATGAGCCACTTTTCTTTTTGCATGGGTTGGTTTACTGTGGGGTACGGATGAAGAAACGCAAAGGTAAACGCTCGCACTTGCCCACGCTGATAAAGCGTATCTTTGCGGCCCAAATTTGAAATCTTATGACTCGTTTCGTATCCACCCTGTTGCCGGCCGTGCTGTTCGTAACTCTGGCCACGCTCACCAGCTGCCAGCCACAAGAAAATGCAGCGTCTGCATCTACCACCACGGATGCAGCTAGCCACCAGGGGCTCAACCTGGTCTTCATCCGCCTCGATAGCCTGCAGAACGGCTACACCGCGCTGGCGACCGAACTCGACCGCTTGGAAACCAACGCCAACGCGGCACAGGAGAATATCCAGAAGGAAGTAGTTGCCCTGGAAAACGAAGTGCGCAAACTCCAAAACCAGGCCCAACAGGGTCTCCTTACGCCGAATAAGATCAAGTCGGAACAGCAGCGCATCGCCCAAAAGGAGCAGCAGATCATGCAGCAGCGGGACATCGCGCTGGGTAGTATCCAGGAAGACCAGATGCGGCTTCAGACGGAATTCGGCATCAAGGTGAAGGACATCCTCCGCGAACTGCGCGACGAGAAAGGTTACGACATGATCTTCAACGAAGGTGGCGGCAGCGGCCTGCTGATGGGCGCCGATGCGATGGACATCACCCCACTCGTCCTCGAACGCCTCAACGCCATGGAGGATACGACTGAAGCAGACGCTGAGGCGACGGAAGAGTAGCTCGCTTGTAGTCAGCGCAATAAGCCGGCTTCTATTTTAGCCTATAAACAGCGGCACAGTAGCTTAATCGCATCCACCCGCAGGATGGGGTATTCCTCGTACCCCCCGGCCCAAAATACCCGAACGTAATCGATCGCTTCCCGCTGCAGCGTACTCAACTCGTTGCGCTTTAGTGGGTAGTCGACGTCGTAATTGAGGGTTTGCTGGAGGTGGTTGACGATGCCGACACTCTCCCGTTCTCCTGAAAGGACGAGGCTGCGGCCATCCAAAAAGTGGATACTAAGTGAAGGTCCCTGGGGCAGTGTCCCGTAGGCATTTCGCGCTACGGCATTGCTGAATCCAAACTGCAAATGCAGAAATGCAGATTGGTTCTGATCCCGACTCACGTACGCGGAGGCCGTCAGGTATTCTTTTCCTTCCAGAAAGGGACGGAGGCTCTCTTCGGTGAAGCTGAAGAAGGGTAATAACGGCGTCTGGGGTTGGGCTCCATTGCTTGCCTTGGGGGCGGGGACTTGCCGGCAGGGGAGGGGCTCGCGGATTCCGTCCCTTGCTTTGGCTGGTCCGTAGCCCGTGAACTCCGCTTCTTTGGGGTAGAGTAGGGATAGAGTGCGGTCCTGCCCGGTGGGTCGATCTACGGACTCCAGCCGTTTGGCGGTGCGGCGGCGGTCTTCATTGTAAGCTTTCACGAACTTGCCGGATTCTAACAATCCTTCAATTACGCCGACTTGCTGCTGGGCGTCGGCCTCGTCGTCCTGGGCCTTGATCTCCAAATCCTTGGCCAAATTGAAGCGGCGGCTGAGGGCGGAGAGCTCCGTCAGGTTACCGGCCCGGCGGGCGGCGTCCATTTCATTTTCCAGTTGTTCTCTGTTGGTCGTTGCGGCGCTGGCGCGGGTGCTGGCTAAGGATAATGCAGTGCGCGCCAGGTTGAGGCGGCGTTCGGCGATGTGGCGGAGGTCCGCCTCCGTCGGGGTGAGGGCATCACCGAGGGGTTCGATGTTGACGGAGAGGACGGTATAGGCTGCATCGTCTCCAGCTGCCCCCGTCACCGGTTGCCCGTCGTTAAAGTAGCGGGCGGACCCATCCGGTTGGACGATGATCTTTTCGCCCGTGGCCGTCGTCCGTAATGCTTGCCCATTTCCTGGCACCTGCGCCAGCGCCCAAATCCCCGCGCAAAGCAGGATGGGAAGACAGGATCGACTGGTTGAAGGGCGGAAAAGCATGGGGCGAATATACGGCCACGCGCGTGCCTATATTTGCGGCCGTGCTACCACTCCTCTTCAAAATTGGTTTCCTACCGGTGGATATCTGGGATTTCCTGGACATCTTCATCGTAGCGGTACTGCTGTACCAACTTTACCGGCTGCTGAAGGGAAGTATTGCCCTGAATATTTTCGTGGGGATGGTCCTGCTCTTCCTGAGCTACCAGGTGTTTCAGGCGCTCGGGATGGACCTGCTGAGTAGCATCCTGACCCAGTTCATCAACATCGGTTTCGTCAGTCTCATCATCATCTTCCAACCGGAAGTGCGCCGCTTCCTGCTGCTGCTGGGGACGAACACCCTCAAGCAACGGGATTCAGTTTGGGGCCGCCTGCTCGGAAAGGAGGAAGACGTGCACGCCAACTCCCCCGAACTGGAAGATATCAGCCGGGCGTTTCTCCGGATGGCGCGCAGCAAAACCGGTGCCCTGTTGGTCTGCACCCAGGAGGCTGACCCGGCCACGGTCATCACCGGCGGCACGGCCCTGCATTCGGACATCAGTTACGGACTGCTGGTGAGCATCTTCCACAAAGAAAGCCCCCTGCACGATGGCGCCGTCGTGATAGAAAACCGGCGCATCACCAGGGCCAGCGCCATCCTCCCCGTCTCCGAAAATGAGGACTTGCCTAAATCGGTAGGCCTGCGCCACCGCGCCGCCGTCGGCGTAACGGAAAAGATCGACGTGGTCTGCTTCATCGTCTCCGAAGAGACCGGCAAGATCTCCTTCAGCAAAGGCGGCGAGCTGGAGCGGGGGATTACAGAGAAGCGGCTTAGGGGGTTGTTGTTGGAATATCTCTGAGGATTCTCGATTCTCGATTTGCTGCGCAGTACTTCGTGCTCTCGATTGGCGATTCTTGATTTGCTGCCGCTGGTTCAGTCGCTTCGCTCCGCTACCGCTGTGACAAATGCGGGAGCACGCAGTGCGACAAAGCCGTACGGTAGCTAAATCAGTCCTTACTTATCGAGAATCGAGAGTACGACGTATTGCGCAGCAAATCGTCAATCGAATTTTGATAACTGCGTTGCTGTTTCGCGATCGCTACCGCTGAAGCACTTGCGGGAGCACGCAGTGCGACAAAGCCGTGCGGTAGCTAAATCAGTCCTCGCCAATCGAGAATCGAGAATCGCCAATCATTTCAGCTTAATCTCCTCATCATCCCCATCATAAAACTTGAACGTCGTGATCGGGAAGTCACTATCCTGCACGATGTTGAGCCAGCGGTAATACTTCAGGTACCACTTCATCTGCGTGCTCGGCATGCCACGCTTGAGGTAGGCGGCGATGAAGGGGTGCACCTTGAGTTTCAGCTTGGCCTTGGGCCGTGACTCCATGATGAAGTTGAGGTCGCGTTCGATGTCATCCGTCAGCAGGAGGGTAGCGTTGACTTTGCCGGTGCCGCCACAAGTGGGGCATTTCTCGGCGGTGGTGATCTTCACCTCGGGGCGGACCCGCTGGCGGGTGATCTGCATCAGACCGAACTTGCTGAGGCCGAGCACGGTGTGCTGAGCGCGGTCGTTCTTCATGGCCTTGCGCATGATGGCGAGCAGTTGCTTGCGGTGCTCGGCGTCGCGCATGTCGATGAAGTCGATGACGATGATGCCACCGATGTCCCGTAGCCGTAGCTGGCGGGCGATCTCTTCGGCGCATTCGGAATTGACCTTGAAGACGGCCTCCGCCTGGTTCTGGCTCGGCATCTTGTTGCCGCTGTTGACGTCGATGGTGTGCATCGCTTCCGTATGCTCGATGACGACGTAGGCGCCGGAGGGTAGGGTAGCCGTCTTGCCAAAACTGCTCTTGATCTGCTTCGTGACGCCGTTGACGTCAAAGATTGGCTTATTGCTCTTGTGTAACTGGACAATACCGGCGCGCTGGGGCCCGGAGATGTCGGTGACGTACTTGCGGGCAGATTCGTAGAGCGCCTTGTCGTCCACCACAATCTTGGTGAAGTCCGGGGTGAGCAAATCACGGAGGAGGCCCGTGGTTTTGTCCACCTCGCTCAGCAATTTCGCGGGCGCTTGTGCAGTTTGGGCGGCTTCGTAGATCTCTTCCCACTTGGCCATGAGGAGTTCGATCTCTTCGAGTAGGTCGCCTACGCCCTTACCCTCGGCGGCAGTGCGGACAATCACCCCAAAGTTTTGTGGGCGAA carries:
- a CDS encoding mechanosensitive ion channel family protein, which encodes MAILLGTALLISTVVVMVTYPILKATAKRINSVSLDKFSDRTRSSVFWILSAGLTLIFWSTLTPEAGSPEAATFPLFVRGLQILVRTFLYVFIALFIIRVVNVGADTIRHHYAAEDGNNLRERKILTQLQYIQRVVGIVVFIVFAALILMQFSAMQKLGTTLLTTAGVGGIIIGLAAQKSIANLLAGFQIAFTQPIRIDDALIVNGEYGWVEEITLTYVTMRLWDQRRQIVPLQKFIDDTFQNWTRTNTELTGTVLLYVDYTFPVPDLREEVTRFLPTQELWDERVNSVMVTDNSDRAMTIRILVSARNAGDTFTLRCATREHCINWIQENYRHCLPQNRVAAPLTPGGGATLSQKVGTEEN
- a CDS encoding cystathionine gamma-synthase, producing MSKQNQPNFATKCIHGGLSPDPATGAVMTPIYQTSTYAQSAPGVNQGYAYARTKNPTRSALESNLASLENGKHAICFSSGLAAMDNILRLLSPGDEVLASDDLYGGSYRLLTSVFAGFGIKSRFIDMRDATTVAAEVSDATKMLWIETPTNPMLNLVDIAALTEIAKEKGLLSVIDNTFASPYLQQPLDMGADLVLHSATKYLGGHSDVVMGAVVTHNEEFAQRLYYLQNAVGAIPGPQDCFLVLRGIKTLHLRVERACQNAQRIVEVLQRDDRVAHVYYPGLPDHPGHALARRQMRDFGAMVSFDLKVDTMEAASALMQKTHYFTLAESLGGVESLIGHPATMTHASIPREQRLQVGLTDSLIRLSVGIEDADDLVDDLTNALR
- the lptC gene encoding LPS export ABC transporter periplasmic protein LptC, coding for MPEPGPLFRIPLLFLLLFLVSACINDPAEVAELQQRYEPNVEVASGVRMIYSDSAKVRVIVTAPTMLNYVDQAKARQEFPDGLHLTFFDELQDTSSTLIAKWGVYHQRTSKITVRDSVVWQSVDQQRLETEELNWDEKSGRIHTNKFVVLQQPDYLITGYGLEADQAFENAKVLEVSGRIPLNRPKDP
- a CDS encoding glycosyltransferase family 4 protein — encoded protein: MRKAPPNIEASAAQGVTVALVANATWNFHNFRRGLINALAERGHQVLLLAPADDHAADLTDLNATFIPLHHLSRSGRNPGKDLQLVLELRHHYRKYGVSLAFLFTIKPVIYGTLAAVGTATRTIATLTGLGYAYTGKGRGGALVSTLYRLALKRGDFTYFHNPDDRQLFLEKGLVSEQRSDVIPGSGLDVTAYEPTPFPGGEDHQILFVGRLLEDKGIREFVTAAASSAPSHPNWTFHVVGDLDQENPAAISAEEVSGWKERPELTFHGQVADVKPYLSAASLVVLPSYREGCPRVLLEAGAMERPVIGADVPGVRSVIDHEKTGWLVPVGNASALSDAMKTALKQPQKLAEMGQAGRRRVAEGFSENIVVSEYLKQMDELTI
- a CDS encoding hemolysin family protein yields the protein MLTFAIIAFLFLSALFSGSEIAYVSANKLKVELKKKRGTGQSRILASWYERPADFLSAMLVGNNIALVAFTSLITVPITTLLASYTGITGELTLLLVNTLIITLIVLIFGEYLPKTLFRLYADDALYTLAYPIRGLAWLLYLPSKIMTGVSNLLLQLVFKEPGEDLDNVLTRLDLEKFVNESGSGDEEPGGIDTKLFGNALNLNNVRLRDCMIPRNEIVVIDVNATIDELEEKFRDSRLSRLLVYKDDVDEILGYVHHHQLLRMPETLADIVLDIKFLPEVARVTDVLHDTIKEQLSIACVVDEFGSVAGVITMEDMLEEIFGEIDDEHDDDTYVEEELEDDRYLFSGRLEVSYLNEKYDLQLPEADYHTLSGLVTGVAERVPERNELIEIKGYRLIMVEVSNTKVELIRVEKEED
- a CDS encoding RNA polymerase sigma factor: MDIKSLNDQELITLYLSGTDRAFEELLGRHQQKIYTSIYLFTKDHSQAEDIFQEVFIKIIDTLRKGKYNHEGKFLQWAMRISYNMCVDSFRRNKRRPIVGQTETFDIFDVLQSSERNAEADMIRSQTHDKVRGLVDALPPEQREVVILRHYADMSFKEIAKLTRVSINTALGRMRYALINMRKMVDEKQIALR